One genomic region from Nymphaea colorata isolate Beijing-Zhang1983 chromosome 10, ASM883128v2, whole genome shotgun sequence encodes:
- the LOC116261927 gene encoding L-ascorbate oxidase-like isoform X1: protein MKMAALRWVLLVAFLVAAGHGAEASRIRHYRWEVKYEYRSPDCFRKLVITINGQSPGPPILAQQGDTVVVDLKNSLHTENVAIHWHGIRQIGTPWSDGTAGVTQCPILPGETFTYKFVVDKPGTYMYHSHYGMQRMGGLYGSIEVAVADGVQEPFSYDAVYSLLLNDWYHKSTTEISTDISTVRFEMDGMDDMGGMGGMGGMGGMGGMGGMATMGGDPQSLLIEGRGRYNCSSMDSMGGSCNMTNPECAPHFITVTPGKVYRLRIGNLASTSSLSFEIEGHDMTVVEADSNYVEPFTLKSLYTYPGETYSVLFKANQDSRRNYWISTNIALSESSTPTGVAILNYDSNPSRQAPATMPPAGPSRGDVAAGLAQSLAIKAHRDHVIRPPRRTDRLITLLITQNTINGFLRWSVNNISLVLPQTPHLIALNEKYAKRASNSTPMLPDVYFPSDYDIFRPPPHRKTSCGTSVYHLKFGSVVDVILQNANTMYPNSSELHPWHLHGHDFWVLGYGLGLFDPSKDSSKLNLVDPIMKNTLPLFPFGWAALRFVADNPGVWIFHCHIDPDLFLGMGVIFEEGVDRVGNLPKSIRGCGQSKY, encoded by the exons ATGAAGATGGCAGCCTTGCGATGGGTGCTTCTGGTGGCTTTCTTGGTCGCCGCCGGCCATGGGGCGGAGGCGAGCAGGATCCGCCATTACAGGTGGGAAGTCAAGTATGAGTACCGGTCGCCGGACTGCTTCCGGAAGCTGGTGATCACCATCAACGGCCAATCCCCCGGCCCGCCCATCCTGGCTCAGCAGGGAGACACCGTCGTCGTCGATCTCAAGAACAGCCTCCACACTGAGAACGTTGCCATCCATTGGCATGGGATTCGCCAg ATTGGAACGCCTTGGAGCGATGGGACTGCAGGAGTGACACAATGTCCAATACTACCAGGGGAAACATTTACCTACAAATTCGTAGTAGACAAG CCTGGGACATACATGTACCATTCTCATTATGGCATGCAAAGGATGGGTGGTCTGTATGGCTCAATCGAAGTAGCCGTTGCAGATGGTGTGCAGGAACCCTTCTCTTATGATGCCGTCTACAGTCTCCTTCTCAACGATTGGTACCACAAAAGCACTACGGAGATCTCCACAGACATCTCGACCGTCCGATTTGAAATGGACGGCATGGATGACATGGGAGGCATGGGCGGGATGGGTGGCATGGGAGGCATGGGTGGCATGGGAGGCATGGCTACCATGGGCGGGGATCCTCAG TCTCTTTTGATTGAAGGTCGAGGGAGATACAACTGTTCTTCAATGGATTCCATGGGTGGAAGCTGCAACATGACAAATCCAGAGTGCGCGCCTCACTTCATCACTGTCACCCCGGGGAAGGTGTACCGGTTGCGAATAGGCAACCTTGCTTCCACATCTTCTCTTAGTTTTGAAATTGAG GGACATGACATGACTGTTGTAGAAGCTGACAGCAACTACGTGGAGCCCTTCACTCTGAAGAGCCTCTACACTTACCCGGGTGAAACATACTCAGTCCTCTTCAAAGCCAACCAAGACTCCAGAAGGAACTACTGGATCAGCACCAACATTGCACTCAGCGAGTCCAGCACGCCCACCGGCGTCGCCATACTGAACTATGACTCGAACCCGTCTCGGCAAGCCCCGGCCACCATGCCGCCGGCTGGTCCATCAAGGGGCGACGTTGCTGCTGGCCTGGCCCAGAGTCTCGCCATTAAGGCACACAGGGACCATGTCATTAGGCCCCCTCGCCGGACCGACAGGCTCATCACCCTCCTCATCACGCAGAATACGATCAATGGCTTCCTCCGCTGGTCTGTGAACAACATCTCCCTCGTTCTACCACAGACCCCTCACCTCATAGCACTAAACGAGAAATATGCCAAACGTGCATCCAATTCTACACCAATGTTGCCGGACGTCTACTTCCCTTCAGACTACGACATTTTCCGGCCACCTCCTCATCGGAAAACCTCCTGCGGTACCTCCGTTTATCACCTGAAATTCGGGTCGGTGGTAGATGTGATCTTGCAGAATGCCAACACCATGTACCCCAATAGCAGCGAGCTGCATCCATGGCACTTGCATGGCCATGATTTCTGGGTTCTGGGTTATGGACTGGGGTTGTTTGACCCCTCGAAGGATTCATCGAAGCTGAACCTGGTTGAtccaataatgaagaacacgcTTCCCCTGTTTCCTTTTGGATGGGCAGCACTAAGGTTTGTAGCAGACAATCCAGGAGTCTGGATCTTTCATTGCCATATAGATCCAGATCTGTTTCTGGGAATGGGTGTGATATTCGAGGAAGGGGTGGATAGGGTAGGCAACTTGCCAAAGTCTATCAGAGGCTGTGGCCAGAGCAAGTATTAA
- the LOC116261927 gene encoding L-ascorbate oxidase-like isoform X2 encodes MQPGTYMYHSHYGMQRMGGLYGSIEVAVADGVQEPFSYDAVYSLLLNDWYHKSTTEISTDISTVRFEMDGMDDMGGMGGMGGMGGMGGMGGMATMGGDPQSLLIEGRGRYNCSSMDSMGGSCNMTNPECAPHFITVTPGKVYRLRIGNLASTSSLSFEIEGHDMTVVEADSNYVEPFTLKSLYTYPGETYSVLFKANQDSRRNYWISTNIALSESSTPTGVAILNYDSNPSRQAPATMPPAGPSRGDVAAGLAQSLAIKAHRDHVIRPPRRTDRLITLLITQNTINGFLRWSVNNISLVLPQTPHLIALNEKYAKRASNSTPMLPDVYFPSDYDIFRPPPHRKTSCGTSVYHLKFGSVVDVILQNANTMYPNSSELHPWHLHGHDFWVLGYGLGLFDPSKDSSKLNLVDPIMKNTLPLFPFGWAALRFVADNPGVWIFHCHIDPDLFLGMGVIFEEGVDRVGNLPKSIRGCGQSKY; translated from the exons ATGCAGCCTGGGACATACATGTACCATTCTCATTATGGCATGCAAAGGATGGGTGGTCTGTATGGCTCAATCGAAGTAGCCGTTGCAGATGGTGTGCAGGAACCCTTCTCTTATGATGCCGTCTACAGTCTCCTTCTCAACGATTGGTACCACAAAAGCACTACGGAGATCTCCACAGACATCTCGACCGTCCGATTTGAAATGGACGGCATGGATGACATGGGAGGCATGGGCGGGATGGGTGGCATGGGAGGCATGGGTGGCATGGGAGGCATGGCTACCATGGGCGGGGATCCTCAG TCTCTTTTGATTGAAGGTCGAGGGAGATACAACTGTTCTTCAATGGATTCCATGGGTGGAAGCTGCAACATGACAAATCCAGAGTGCGCGCCTCACTTCATCACTGTCACCCCGGGGAAGGTGTACCGGTTGCGAATAGGCAACCTTGCTTCCACATCTTCTCTTAGTTTTGAAATTGAG GGACATGACATGACTGTTGTAGAAGCTGACAGCAACTACGTGGAGCCCTTCACTCTGAAGAGCCTCTACACTTACCCGGGTGAAACATACTCAGTCCTCTTCAAAGCCAACCAAGACTCCAGAAGGAACTACTGGATCAGCACCAACATTGCACTCAGCGAGTCCAGCACGCCCACCGGCGTCGCCATACTGAACTATGACTCGAACCCGTCTCGGCAAGCCCCGGCCACCATGCCGCCGGCTGGTCCATCAAGGGGCGACGTTGCTGCTGGCCTGGCCCAGAGTCTCGCCATTAAGGCACACAGGGACCATGTCATTAGGCCCCCTCGCCGGACCGACAGGCTCATCACCCTCCTCATCACGCAGAATACGATCAATGGCTTCCTCCGCTGGTCTGTGAACAACATCTCCCTCGTTCTACCACAGACCCCTCACCTCATAGCACTAAACGAGAAATATGCCAAACGTGCATCCAATTCTACACCAATGTTGCCGGACGTCTACTTCCCTTCAGACTACGACATTTTCCGGCCACCTCCTCATCGGAAAACCTCCTGCGGTACCTCCGTTTATCACCTGAAATTCGGGTCGGTGGTAGATGTGATCTTGCAGAATGCCAACACCATGTACCCCAATAGCAGCGAGCTGCATCCATGGCACTTGCATGGCCATGATTTCTGGGTTCTGGGTTATGGACTGGGGTTGTTTGACCCCTCGAAGGATTCATCGAAGCTGAACCTGGTTGAtccaataatgaagaacacgcTTCCCCTGTTTCCTTTTGGATGGGCAGCACTAAGGTTTGTAGCAGACAATCCAGGAGTCTGGATCTTTCATTGCCATATAGATCCAGATCTGTTTCTGGGAATGGGTGTGATATTCGAGGAAGGGGTGGATAGGGTAGGCAACTTGCCAAAGTCTATCAGAGGCTGTGGCCAGAGCAAGTATTAA
- the LOC116262206 gene encoding protein VAC14 homolog isoform X2, with translation MLKTQRIGVLPSDSVALLWAAMVDASSLIPAAVIRNLSDKLYEKRKNAALEVEGIVKTMAVNGEHDKITAVINMLITEFTRSSQANHRKGGLIGLAAVTVGLTSEAAQHLEQIVPPVLDSFADQDSRVRYYACEALYNIAKVVRGDFIVYFNQIFDALCKLSADSDANVQSAAHLLDRLVKDIVTESDQFSIEEFIPLLRERMNVLNPYVRQFLVGWITVLDSVPDIDMLGFLPDFLDGLFNMLSDSSLEIRQQADSALFEFLQEIKNSPSVDYGRMAEILVQRAAAPDEFTRLTAITWISEFVKLGGDQLIPYFSDILGAILPCISDKEEKIRVVAHETNEELRAIKADPSEGFDIEAILGIARSQLSSEWEATRIEALRWISVLLAKHRNEVIASLGSIFDPLLGALSDTSDDVVSLVLEVHACIASDAPHFRQLHVFLVHKFRTEQSLLEKRGALIVRKLCVLLDAEKVYREFSAILEGEADLDFASIMIQALNLILLTSSELAELRALLKQSLMNTAGRDLFLALYSSWCHSPMATISLCLLAQAYQHASSVIQSLVEEDINVKFLVHVDKLIRLLETPIFAYLRLQLLEPGRYPWLLKSLYGLLMLLPQQSAAFKILRTRLRTIPAYNLNGDPAGSGIWKTLSGNPYSQILQHPEDGEKNQDSGNIHTGINFASRLQQFEQMQYQHRSHAKSQLQNVQSLRSISNMQQRHEESRRPSPVPDVGRPPSRSSWR, from the exons ATGCTGAAAACACAGAGGATCGGAGTTTTGCCCTCGGATTCAGTAGCGCTATTGTGGGCCGCCATGGTGGACGCCTCCTCCCTTATCCCCGCGGCTGTTATTCGAAATCTTTCCGATAAGTTGTATGAGAAGAGAAAGAATGCCGCGCTCGAG GTCGAGGGAATTGTCAAAACTATGGCCGTTAATGGGGAACATGACAAGATAACTGCCGTGATCAATATGTTGATCACTGAGTTCACTCGCTCCTCGCAAGCAAACCATCGCAAG gGTGGCTTGATTGGTCTCGCTGCAGTTACGGTAGGTTTGACATCAGAAGCAGCTCAACATCTTGAG CAAATAGTGCCACCTGTCCTTGATTCCTTTGCCGATCAAGATAGTAGGGTTCGTTATTACGCTTGTGAAGCTTTGTACAACATAGCAAAG GTAGTAAGGGGAGACTTCATAGTATATTTTAATCAGATATTTGATGCACTTTGTAAACTGTCAGCGGATTCAGATGCAAATGTGCAGAGTGCTGCACATCTTCTAGATCGACTGGTAAAG GACATTGTGACTGAAAGTGATCAGTTCAG CATAGAAGAGTTTATTCCACTGCTTAGGGAACGGATGAATGTTCTAAATCCCTATGTCCGACAATTTTTAGTGGGATGGATAACGGTGTTAGATAGTGTTCCTGATATTGATATGTTGGGTTTTCTGCCAGATTTTCTTGATG GTTTGTTTAACATGCTAAGCGATTCAAGCCTTGAAATACGGCAACAAGCAGATTCTgctctttttgaatttttgcaaGAGATAAAAAACTCTCCA TCTGTAGATTATGGACGAATGGCTGAAATATTGGTCCAgagggctgctgctccagatgAGTTTACACGGTTGACTGCTATTACATGG ATAAGCGAATTTGTAAAACTTGGTGGAGATCAACTTATCCCATACTTTTCTGACATTCTAGGAGCTATCTTGCCCTGCATATCTGATAAAGAAGAGAAGATTAGAGTT GTTGCTCATGAAACCAATGAAGAGCTTCGTGCGATTAAGGCTGATCCTTCAGAGGGATTTGACATAGAAGCCATTCTTGGTATTGCAAGGAG TCAGTTGTCAAGTGAGTGGGAAGCTACTCGAATTGAGGCCTTGCGTTGGATTTCAGTACTTTTAGCTAAACATCGTAATGAG GTTATAGCTTCTCTGGGATCCATCTTTGATCCTCTTCTTGGAGCACTCTCAGATACCTCTGATGAT GTGGTGTCATTGGTTCTTGAAGTGCATGCGTGCATAGCTAGTGACGCCCCACACTTCCGGCAGCTCCATGTTTTCCTCGTGCATAAATTTCGAACAGAGCAGTCACTTCTTGAGAA GAGAGGTGCATTAATAGTGCGTAAATTGTGTGTTCTTTTGGATGCTGAGAAGGTTTATAGAGAATTTTCTGCAATCTTGGAGGGTGAAGCTGATCTAGATTTTGCTTCCATTATGATTCAG GCCCTAAACTTGATTCTGCTAACTTCCTCTGAGCTGGCTGAGCTTCGAGCACTTCTAAAGCAGTCATTGATGAATACTGCTGGTAGAGATTTATTCCTTGCTTTGTATTCATCTTGGTGTCATTCACCTATGGCAACAATAAGTCTATGTCTTCTAGCACAG GCATATCAGCATGCCAGTTCTGTGATTCAATCTCTGGTGGAGGAAGACATAAATGTGAAATTCCTGGTTCATGTTGACAAATTGATCCGTTTGTTGGAGACTCCAATATTTGCTTACCTAAGATTGCAG CTTTTGGAACCTGGAAGATATCCCTGGCTATTGAAGTCCTTGTATGGCCTTCTCATGTTGCTTCCACAG CAAAGTGCTGCCTTCAAGATATTGCGGACACGATTAAGAACCATTCCGGCATACAATCTCAATGGTGATCCTGCTGGTTCTGGGATttggaagacattgtcaggaaACCCTTATTCACAGATTCTGCAACATCCTGAAGATGGTGAGAAGAACCAAGACTCAGGGAACATTCACACAGGGATCAACTTTGCATCAAGACTTCAGCAGTTTGAGCAAATGCAGTACCAGCACCGGAGCCATGCTAAAAGTCAACTTCAGAATGTGCAGTCTCTTAGATCTATCTCTAACATGCAACAG AGACATGAAGAATCACGCCGACCCTCTCCGGTTCCAGATGTTGGTCGCCCACCCTCTAGATCTTCATGGAGATGA
- the LOC116262206 gene encoding protein VAC14 homolog isoform X1 yields the protein MLKTQRIGVLPSDSVALLWAAMVDASSLIPAAVIRNLSDKLYEKRKNAALEVEGIVKTMAVNGEHDKITAVINMLITEFTRSSQANHRKGGLIGLAAVTVGLTSEAAQHLEQIVPPVLDSFADQDSRVRYYACEALYNIAKVVRGDFIVYFNQIFDALCKLSADSDANVQSAAHLLDRLVKDIVTESDQFSIEEFIPLLRERMNVLNPYVRQFLVGWITVLDSVPDIDMLGFLPDFLDGLFNMLSDSSLEIRQQADSALFEFLQEIKNSPSVDYGRMAEILVQRAAAPDEFTRLTAITWISEFVKLGGDQLIPYFSDILGAILPCISDKEEKIRVVAHETNEELRAIKADPSEGFDIEAILGIARSQLSSEWEATRIEALRWISVLLAKHRNEVIASLGSIFDPLLGALSDTSDDVVSLVLEVHACIASDAPHFRQLHVFLVHKFRTEQSLLEKRGALIVRKLCVLLDAEKVYREFSAILEGEADLDFASIMIQALNLILLTSSELAELRALLKQSLMNTAGRDLFLALYSSWCHSPMATISLCLLAQAYQHASSVIQSLVEEDINVKFLVHVDKLIRLLETPIFAYLRLQLLEPGRYPWLLKSLYGLLMLLPQQSAAFKILRTRLRTIPAYNLNGDPAGSGIWKTLSGNPYSQILQHPEDGEKNQDSGNIHTGINFASRLQQFEQMQYQHRSHAKSQLQNVQSLRSISNMQQEVQRHEESRRPSPVPDVGRPPSRSSWR from the exons ATGCTGAAAACACAGAGGATCGGAGTTTTGCCCTCGGATTCAGTAGCGCTATTGTGGGCCGCCATGGTGGACGCCTCCTCCCTTATCCCCGCGGCTGTTATTCGAAATCTTTCCGATAAGTTGTATGAGAAGAGAAAGAATGCCGCGCTCGAG GTCGAGGGAATTGTCAAAACTATGGCCGTTAATGGGGAACATGACAAGATAACTGCCGTGATCAATATGTTGATCACTGAGTTCACTCGCTCCTCGCAAGCAAACCATCGCAAG gGTGGCTTGATTGGTCTCGCTGCAGTTACGGTAGGTTTGACATCAGAAGCAGCTCAACATCTTGAG CAAATAGTGCCACCTGTCCTTGATTCCTTTGCCGATCAAGATAGTAGGGTTCGTTATTACGCTTGTGAAGCTTTGTACAACATAGCAAAG GTAGTAAGGGGAGACTTCATAGTATATTTTAATCAGATATTTGATGCACTTTGTAAACTGTCAGCGGATTCAGATGCAAATGTGCAGAGTGCTGCACATCTTCTAGATCGACTGGTAAAG GACATTGTGACTGAAAGTGATCAGTTCAG CATAGAAGAGTTTATTCCACTGCTTAGGGAACGGATGAATGTTCTAAATCCCTATGTCCGACAATTTTTAGTGGGATGGATAACGGTGTTAGATAGTGTTCCTGATATTGATATGTTGGGTTTTCTGCCAGATTTTCTTGATG GTTTGTTTAACATGCTAAGCGATTCAAGCCTTGAAATACGGCAACAAGCAGATTCTgctctttttgaatttttgcaaGAGATAAAAAACTCTCCA TCTGTAGATTATGGACGAATGGCTGAAATATTGGTCCAgagggctgctgctccagatgAGTTTACACGGTTGACTGCTATTACATGG ATAAGCGAATTTGTAAAACTTGGTGGAGATCAACTTATCCCATACTTTTCTGACATTCTAGGAGCTATCTTGCCCTGCATATCTGATAAAGAAGAGAAGATTAGAGTT GTTGCTCATGAAACCAATGAAGAGCTTCGTGCGATTAAGGCTGATCCTTCAGAGGGATTTGACATAGAAGCCATTCTTGGTATTGCAAGGAG TCAGTTGTCAAGTGAGTGGGAAGCTACTCGAATTGAGGCCTTGCGTTGGATTTCAGTACTTTTAGCTAAACATCGTAATGAG GTTATAGCTTCTCTGGGATCCATCTTTGATCCTCTTCTTGGAGCACTCTCAGATACCTCTGATGAT GTGGTGTCATTGGTTCTTGAAGTGCATGCGTGCATAGCTAGTGACGCCCCACACTTCCGGCAGCTCCATGTTTTCCTCGTGCATAAATTTCGAACAGAGCAGTCACTTCTTGAGAA GAGAGGTGCATTAATAGTGCGTAAATTGTGTGTTCTTTTGGATGCTGAGAAGGTTTATAGAGAATTTTCTGCAATCTTGGAGGGTGAAGCTGATCTAGATTTTGCTTCCATTATGATTCAG GCCCTAAACTTGATTCTGCTAACTTCCTCTGAGCTGGCTGAGCTTCGAGCACTTCTAAAGCAGTCATTGATGAATACTGCTGGTAGAGATTTATTCCTTGCTTTGTATTCATCTTGGTGTCATTCACCTATGGCAACAATAAGTCTATGTCTTCTAGCACAG GCATATCAGCATGCCAGTTCTGTGATTCAATCTCTGGTGGAGGAAGACATAAATGTGAAATTCCTGGTTCATGTTGACAAATTGATCCGTTTGTTGGAGACTCCAATATTTGCTTACCTAAGATTGCAG CTTTTGGAACCTGGAAGATATCCCTGGCTATTGAAGTCCTTGTATGGCCTTCTCATGTTGCTTCCACAG CAAAGTGCTGCCTTCAAGATATTGCGGACACGATTAAGAACCATTCCGGCATACAATCTCAATGGTGATCCTGCTGGTTCTGGGATttggaagacattgtcaggaaACCCTTATTCACAGATTCTGCAACATCCTGAAGATGGTGAGAAGAACCAAGACTCAGGGAACATTCACACAGGGATCAACTTTGCATCAAGACTTCAGCAGTTTGAGCAAATGCAGTACCAGCACCGGAGCCATGCTAAAAGTCAACTTCAGAATGTGCAGTCTCTTAGATCTATCTCTAACATGCAACAG GAGGTGCAGAGACATGAAGAATCACGCCGACCCTCTCCGGTTCCAGATGTTGGTCGCCCACCCTCTAGATCTTCATGGAGATGA